Part of the Candidatus Nanoarchaeia archaeon genome, ACAGAGGAAGCCTGAATCTGAAATTCATTAAAATGCTCCATAAGATCTTATTTGCAGGAATTGACGATACAATCGCAGGAAAATTAAGGAGTGAACTGAAAAGGGATGTAAAGGTAGCCGGCACTTCTTATGTTCCTCCGAAATGGCATGAAATCAGGAAGGAAATGGATAATTTCATTAAATGGCATAAAGCTGAGAAAAAAACACTCCATCCGTTGGAATTAGCTTCACTGGTCCATGCAAAGCTCATCTCCATGCAGCCTTTTGTGGACGGCAACAGCAGATTATCCCGGCTGCTTATGAACTGGATACTATGGAAGAGAAACTATCCGCTTGTGGACATCCCGATAGAAGACCTGGAGAAGTATTACGATGTTTTGGACAAGTATCAGATCGAGAGGGATGAAATGCCGTTTATTGGGTACATAAAGAGGAAATATCTTGGCACCAATTGAGCCGTTGTGGCGTATAACCGCAAGTAAAAAATATATGTGGCGTATAACAAAAATTAATGCATCAAATAATTGTCCTTGCTCAAAAAAGCCGCCCGCATTCCCAAACCTTTTAATACCTCTGTGTGAACTACGGCTTCATGAAAAAAGGAATATCAGGTCTTGAGCTCTACCTCCTCAGGCAGGAGCTCCAGGTACTCGAAGCAGCCCGCCTTGATAAGATCATCATGCCGGGTTATGACGAACTCGTCCTCATCTTCTTCAAAAAAGGCAAGCATTTCCTGCGGATACATCCCCCAAGCTTTATCTGCATCTCGGAGAGCAGGCGAAAAGGCATGGAATCGCCTGTGCCTTTTGTAAACACGCTGCGAAAGCATCTTGACCACGCAAGGCTCACAAAGATCATCCAGGATCATTTTGAGCGAATCCTTGAATTCCAGTTCTCAAAGCAAGGCGAGTCCTTTTTCCTTTACATTGAGCTCTTCAGCAAGGGCAACATCATCCTCTGTGATTCCAACAAGGTCATCCTCGCCATTATGAAATCCCAGGCATGGAAGGACAGGCTGCTGAAGCCGAGGGAGACGTACAAGGCGCCGCCGCCGACAGGCAGCCTCCAGGATTTTACTGTTTCTTCCCTCAACGCAGCGCTCAAGGATATGAGCCTTGGAAAATTCCTTGCAGTCAAGCTGGGCTTTGGAAACCTCTATTCAGATGAGCTATGTCTGATGGCCAGGTTAGAAAAAGATGCGCAGAAGATAACTTCAGCTCAATACTCCTGCATACAAGAAGCCGTGAACACCCTCACCTCAAGGCCTGTTGCAGCAAAGCTCGTCCTTCCGGAGCAGGAAATCATACCTTACGATTTACTAACCTTCAAAGAATCAGAGAAAACCGCCTTTGCCTCATTTTCAGATGCCATAGACAGGAATTGGCAGCCTGAAGCTGTAAAAGATACGCACAAGGAAAAGCTCCAGCGCATCCAGGAAAACCAGAGAGAAAGCATCCAAAGGCTTCAACAGGAAGAAACAGACAGCATGCGTGCCGCTGAACTCCTCTACGAAAACTATGCAGAGATCTCTTCCCTGCTTTCAGATATTGCAAAAGCAGCGAAGGATAAGAACGTGGCTCTCCTCAGGAAGAAACTCAAGAAATGCATCATTGATGAAAAAAACCGCGCAGTCACCGTCGATATTTCCACTGTTCAATCTTCCGCGAAAGAATGACTAAGGGATCAGCTTTCCTCAGCCTGCGAGCCATTGCAGGAGTAAGAATTCTGTGATGCCTGCACTCGACAAGGTACTCAGGGATATACCAAACATCCTCCTCGGCAGTCATCCATCCCTGCCTATCAAACCGGGAAAGATTAACAGGCCTGGAAAAGGATCTGAGGTTTAATGTTCCTTCATCATTCGTGTACTCCGGAAAGTAGGACATGACAAGCTCCCGGATGCTTCTATACACAGGGTCGCGATACCTCAGAATAGCATGGTTTGTCTTGCTGATCGCCCCCCAACAGCCATGCTGCTTAAACACAGCGATCACATGATCATCGTCATGGGAATCTGCCTCCAAATCGACAATCAGAGGAGCGTACCCATTCATCCTCAATGCAGCAGCAGCAAGCAAGGCGCCTTCAATGCACTGGCATCTCCATTCCCTCAACACCCTCCTTGGAGAAAAGCAGGTGTCTCCGTTCTTCTCAAAATTAATCGGAATCGTCTCAAGAAAGTCCTGGATCTTTTTGGGAGTCTTTAATGATCTGAAGATTCCGAGCTCTTTTTCAGTAAAGCCGAACATATCTTTATTGTAGGAAAATCTCTATATAAGGTTTATGGACAACATTATTTTTACAGACAAGGTGTGCATACTCCAAGATTGAGACAGAAAACGATTCTTTAGAATTCAATCCCACGAATAACAAAAAGGGAAAAGCCTTGCCTTTATTTATTATTCTACAATAGTACCAAAACACTAAAGCTTTTATAGTCTTAGCGATTATCAATCTGGATGAATGATTCTGATGCTAAGGTTCTGCATGGCGACGGGGTTATACCCTACCAAGGAATCAAATTGCTTAATAACGGCGGTTCTATCAAGAGACGCGACAAACGCGCTATTAACTTCTCTAACATATCCTCAGCAAGCCTGGACCTTACCTGCTCAAACGAAATAAACGAAATATCATCTTCCTTTCTTCCAAGTAGCAATATCTCGGAAATAGAAGAATTAATAAAAAAATTTAAGTGCGGCGAAGATGTGAAAACAACAGACGAAGGCGTTTTATTGAAGAAAGACCATACATATATAATCAAATTGAATGAGAGATTAGAACTCCCTCCCAATTTACGGGCAAAAGCAAATCCAAAAAGCTCTACCGGAAGACTTGATATCCTTGTTAGATTGCTGACAGAGGGGTATCCAAGATACGACGACGTTTCGTATGGTTACAGGGGAGATCTCTATCTTGAAGTGACCCCTCTTTCCTTCCCTATATTTGTGAAGGAAGACTACTCTTTAAACCAGATAAGATTTATGAGCATAAATCCTAAAACATTAAATGATAATGAACTGAGTATAGGGCATTTTAAACATCGGTTTGTTTTTTTAGAAGACGAGCCAATTACCCCAAACATACATGAAAATGGCATTTTGATCGGAGTCGGTTTAAAGGAGTTTAAGAAAAATTATTCTCTCATCAGCTACAAAGCGAAAGAAGGTATTGACAAACCTATCGATCTCAGAAAGGAAGACGAATATCACATAACGGATTACTGGGAAATAAAGCATGTATCAGATCTAATCGATGGTGAAAGATTGAAATTAGAAAAAGGCGGGTTTTATCTGCTTTGTACAAAACAAAGAATAGCAGTCCCAACAACATTTGCTGCCGAGATGCTCCCTTATGATGTCGGCAACGGGGAGTTCAGAATCCATTACGCTGGCTTCTTCGACAGCGGGTTTGGTTATAATCATGAAAACATTGCAGAAGGAGGGCATGCAATACTCGAAATTAGAGTGAGAGATATCCCTATAATCATAAAAGACGGACAGCCATTATGCAAATTCATCTTCTCTCCTTTAACAGAAGAAACAGAGATGCCGTATGCCACGAAAGGGCAATATTCTTCTCAATTAGGGCCAACCCTACCTAAATGCTTTAAAAAAGAGAAGACGACCCTACCAACCTAAAGAACCAACACAACTGCCCTGATAACATTACTAAGAATCCAAAAACTTTCCCCAATTCTTTGCGTTGTTTGATGACCTAGGAGTCATCCATGAAATTAATGCTCTCATCCCTATACTTGTCATAGTGATCGCTGCAGACTTTCCTTCCGTTCCAGTCCTTCACAGCTGGAGCCCTGCATCCAGGCTCTTGGCATTCCATGTGCGTAGAGAGCCGAACTGCCTATATAAAATTTGTGGAAGAAGCTTCCCTGAAAATGGCGTTGCCGTCAATTCGTGAGGCTCTTATATGCTAAGATTCCAAACCGACAAGGGGGTCGTCCCATCCGGGGATATGTCGGTTATCCCTATCACTTTCGCAGCCGAGCCCGATGGCAACCTCGAAGAGATTTTCAGGGAAGCCGGAAGAGTATCCAGCACCCTCTGGGCAACCACGCGTGAGATACTTAAACTAAACCCTCTTCATAACACTACTCTAAAAACCTCAAGAACTTTAAAAAAATAAAAAAAAGAGCTTGTGTTCCCATCGAAATAAAAAGTGGGACAGCTATCCTG contains:
- a CDS encoding Fic family protein, translated to MVFERKIRVKGRTYWILEHTLRKGKKYTKKSKYIGKSLPSRQKLDKLKKDFLREMQRPGCKYLSGEDIKNIEEKKAEYRNEIRKLSQLEKEKRLKEFIIRFTYDSTKLSGVRITLRQTSLILKEGIIPKNIKSLRTVKELENHEKGILAITNYRGSLNLKFIKMLHKILFAGIDDTIAGKLRSELKRDVKVAGTSYVPPKWHEIRKEMDNFIKWHKAEKKTLHPLELASLVHAKLISMQPFVDGNSRLSRLLMNWILWKRNYPLVDIPIEDLEKYYDVLDKYQIERDEMPFIGYIKRKYLGTN
- a CDS encoding NFACT family protein, whose protein sequence is MKKGISGLELYLLRQELQVLEAARLDKIIMPGYDELVLIFFKKGKHFLRIHPPSFICISESRRKGMESPVPFVNTLRKHLDHARLTKIIQDHFERILEFQFSKQGESFFLYIELFSKGNIILCDSNKVILAIMKSQAWKDRLLKPRETYKAPPPTGSLQDFTVSSLNAALKDMSLGKFLAVKLGFGNLYSDELCLMARLEKDAQKITSAQYSCIQEAVNTLTSRPVAAKLVLPEQEIIPYDLLTFKESEKTAFASFSDAIDRNWQPEAVKDTHKEKLQRIQENQRESIQRLQQEETDSMRAAELLYENYAEISSLLSDIAKAAKDKNVALLRKKLKKCIIDEKNRAVTVDISTVQSSAKE
- a CDS encoding 2'-deoxycytidine 5'-triphosphate deaminase; translated protein: MNDSDAKVLHGDGVIPYQGIKLLNNGGSIKRRDKRAINFSNISSASLDLTCSNEINEISSSFLPSSNISEIEELIKKFKCGEDVKTTDEGVLLKKDHTYIIKLNERLELPPNLRAKANPKSSTGRLDILVRLLTEGYPRYDDVSYGYRGDLYLEVTPLSFPIFVKEDYSLNQIRFMSINPKTLNDNELSIGHFKHRFVFLEDEPITPNIHENGILIGVGLKEFKKNYSLISYKAKEGIDKPIDLRKEDEYHITDYWEIKHVSDLIDGERLKLEKGGFYLLCTKQRIAVPTTFAAEMLPYDVGNGEFRIHYAGFFDSGFGYNHENIAEGGHAILEIRVRDIPIIIKDGQPLCKFIFSPLTEETEMPYATKGQYSSQLGPTLPKCFKKEKTTLPT